A part of Helicobacter fennelliae genomic DNA contains:
- a CDS encoding methionine ABC transporter ATP-binding protein, which produces MIELKNITKIYPNGFQAIKPLNLTIQKGDIMGIIGYSGAGKSTLIRLINRLESPTTGEVFINGVNILNLSTRKLQKERQKIGMIFQHFNLLSSRNVFGNVAFALEIAGWKTQDIKARVYELLEIVGLKEKASFYPSQLSGGQKQRVAIARALANHPNILLCDEATSALDTKTTKSILDLLKTIQANLGLTIVLITHQIEVVRDICNKACVMSNGEIVERGNVEHIFAKPKHQVTKELISYLPAISSEEVLSVNNPNAYKISFVGEHINEPIISEIVKKFGVDVNILAGNIEPLSTTKIGHLFVEFGDDTALNQKAIQYLESKQLLVEPLAYSGTSSNQAGENPKEKQEEKQAKKQGEKA; this is translated from the coding sequence ATGATAGAACTAAAAAATATCACCAAAATCTATCCAAATGGATTCCAAGCAATAAAACCCCTTAATCTCACCATTCAAAAAGGCGATATTATGGGGATTATCGGCTATTCTGGAGCTGGGAAATCCACCCTTATCCGCCTTATCAATCGCTTAGAATCTCCAACGACAGGAGAAGTATTTATAAATGGTGTCAATATCCTTAATCTCTCTACGCGCAAACTCCAAAAAGAGCGACAAAAAATCGGTATGATTTTTCAGCATTTTAACCTCCTCTCTTCTCGAAATGTATTTGGAAATGTCGCTTTTGCGCTTGAAATTGCCGGCTGGAAAACGCAAGATATAAAAGCGCGTGTGTATGAGCTTTTAGAGATTGTGGGGCTCAAAGAAAAAGCATCATTTTATCCAAGTCAGCTTAGTGGCGGGCAAAAGCAACGCGTAGCTATCGCTAGAGCATTGGCAAATCACCCAAATATTTTACTCTGCGATGAGGCGACAAGCGCGCTTGATACAAAAACAACAAAATCTATTCTTGATTTATTAAAAACTATCCAAGCAAATTTAGGGCTTACTATTGTGCTTATCACTCATCAAATCGAAGTTGTGCGCGATATTTGCAATAAAGCCTGCGTGATGAGTAATGGAGAGATTGTGGAACGCGGAAATGTCGAGCATATCTTTGCCAAGCCCAAACATCAAGTTACAAAAGAGCTTATCTCATATCTGCCAGCTATCTCTTCTGAGGAAGTTTTGAGTGTTAATAACCCAAATGCTTACAAAATTTCATTTGTAGGCGAGCATATCAATGAGCCAATCATTTCTGAAATTGTCAAAAAATTTGGCGTTGATGTGAATATTTTGGCTGGCAATATCGAGCCTCTCTCAACGACTAAAATCGGTCATCTTTTTGTAGAATTTGGCGATGATACTGCGCTCAATCAAAAAGCCATACAATACCTAGAATCTAAACAACTTCTTGTCGAACCACTTGCTTATAGCGGGACTTCAAGCAATCAAGCAGGGGAGAATCCAAAAGAAAAACAAGAGGAAAAACAAGCAAAAAAACAAGGAGAAAAAGCATGA
- a CDS encoding ATP-grasp domain-containing protein codes for MLYNNLEKDIYILHENSEWLPPFYEAFKRVGASFGEIDLSSGSIDLSKAPPKGVFFSRMSASSHTRNHKHAKEYARAIFAWLESYNRRIINGPNVLELEISKVAQYLALSIFGFRVPRTLAVFGKDDLLLRAKELQTPFITKHNQGGKGLGVRLFESYADFEKYATSSEFESAVDNITLLQEYIKAKDPFITRLEFIGGKFFYAVKVDTSDGGFELCPAESCEIDRQEKKPALASAACDIGAKFSLREDITANTPLVVKLESFLQAHKIEVAGIEFIDTGREIVIYDINTNTNYNQKVESNLRANGKQSAADRVAEFLIQEFKKIKE; via the coding sequence ATGCTGTATAACAATTTAGAAAAAGATATTTATATCTTGCACGAAAATAGTGAGTGGTTGCCACCATTTTATGAGGCTTTTAAACGCGTTGGCGCGAGCTTTGGTGAAATTGATCTAAGCAGTGGAAGTATTGATCTTAGCAAGGCTCCGCCAAAAGGAGTGTTTTTTAGTAGAATGAGTGCCTCATCGCACACAAGAAATCACAAGCACGCCAAAGAATACGCAAGGGCTATTTTTGCATGGCTAGAATCTTATAATCGCAGAATCATAAATGGTCCAAATGTGCTTGAGCTTGAAATTAGCAAAGTCGCACAATACCTTGCTCTAAGCATATTTGGATTCCGCGTGCCACGCACTTTGGCTGTTTTTGGTAAAGATGATTTGCTTTTGAGGGCTAAAGAATTGCAAACGCCATTTATCACAAAGCACAATCAAGGTGGAAAAGGGCTTGGCGTGCGACTTTTTGAAAGCTATGCAGACTTTGAAAAATACGCTACTTCAAGTGAATTTGAAAGCGCAGTTGATAACATCACGCTTTTGCAAGAATATATCAAGGCAAAAGATCCTTTTATCACAAGGCTTGAATTTATTGGCGGGAAGTTTTTTTATGCGGTAAAAGTCGATACGAGCGATGGTGGTTTTGAGCTCTGTCCGGCAGAATCTTGTGAGATTGACAGACAAGAGAAAAAACCCGCACTAGCAAGCGCAGCATGCGATATAGGCGCGAAATTTAGCCTAAGAGAAGACATCACTGCCAACACACCTTTGGTAGTGAAGCTAGAATCTTTTTTGCAAGCGCACAAAATCGAAGTCGCGGGCATTGAATTTATTGATACAGGAAGGGAGATTGTGATATATGACATAAACACTAATACAAACTACAACCAAAAAGTAGAATCTAACCTTAGGGCAAATGGCAAGCAAAGTGCGGCAGATAGGGTCGCTGAATTTTTGATACAAGAATTTAAAAAAATAAAGGAGTAA
- a CDS encoding YebC/PmpR family DNA-binding transcriptional regulator, whose protein sequence is MGRAFEYRRAAKEKRWDKMSKIFPKLAKTITVAAKEGGSDPDMNAKLRTAIANAKAQNMPKDNIDAAIKRASGKDGQFSEISYEGKASYGVLIFIECTTDNPTRTIANIKSYFNKTPGAQIVPNGSLEFMFHRKSVFEFQKPESMETEEIELALIDYGLEELESNDELGLLIAYADYKDFGMLSEGFESLCIPVKKASLQRIATSPIELSEEQMSEIEKLLDKIEDDDDVQAVYTNIQ, encoded by the coding sequence ATGGGAAGAGCGTTTGAATACCGCAGAGCAGCCAAAGAAAAACGATGGGATAAAATGAGTAAGATTTTCCCTAAACTTGCAAAAACAATCACTGTCGCAGCCAAAGAAGGCGGAAGCGATCCAGATATGAACGCCAAACTCCGCACCGCAATCGCTAATGCTAAAGCGCAAAATATGCCAAAAGACAATATCGATGCTGCGATCAAACGCGCTAGTGGCAAAGATGGGCAGTTTAGCGAGATAAGCTATGAGGGCAAAGCCTCTTATGGTGTGCTGATTTTTATCGAATGCACCACAGATAATCCAACCCGCACAATCGCCAACATCAAAAGCTATTTCAACAAAACACCCGGCGCGCAAATCGTGCCAAATGGCTCGCTAGAGTTTATGTTTCATCGCAAAAGCGTGTTTGAATTTCAAAAACCAGAATCTATGGAGACAGAAGAGATAGAGCTAGCGTTGATTGATTATGGATTAGAAGAGCTAGAATCTAACGATGAGCTTGGATTACTTATCGCGTATGCTGATTATAAGGATTTTGGTATGCTAAGTGAGGGCTTTGAAAGCCTCTGTATCCCTGTCAAAAAAGCCTCACTTCAAAGAATCGCTACAAGTCCGATAGAGCTTAGCGAAGAGCAAATGAGTGAGATTGAAAAACTGCTTGATAAAATCGAAGATGATGATGATGTGCAAGCAGTTTATACAAATATCCAATGA
- a CDS encoding LLM class flavin-dependent oxidoreductase: MKFGYWSPVFGSWLRNVDDDTTQCCWEYIKNLTIKAENLGYVLTLVPELYLNDIKGHKAPCLDAWAIATALASITNKIEILAALRPQYHQVATTAKELVTLAQISNNRFSINLVSAWWEEEARQFGIDFKGHDDRYTFLSEYTQVLRGFWKKSPFSFKGKYFEFKDSYNEPKPNREPLIYAGGESEVGRESITQFADFYLMHGGTPDEIKAKIEDMKARRKKAGLGEFKGFGMAAYIIARDSEEEALKELKRITTIKDEQAYANSYKDFTDNSNLDVEISKEEYSVSNRGLRPRLIGTPEQIVAKIKEYEKAGLDLIIVQCANMSQELEYIAKNIFR; this comes from the coding sequence ATGAAATTTGGATATTGGAGTCCTGTATTTGGATCATGGCTTAGAAATGTAGATGATGACACTACGCAGTGTTGCTGGGAATATATCAAAAATCTTACCATAAAAGCGGAGAATCTAGGATATGTGCTAACTCTTGTGCCAGAGCTGTATCTAAACGACATCAAAGGGCATAAAGCACCTTGTTTGGACGCATGGGCGATAGCCACAGCATTAGCAAGTATCACAAATAAAATTGAGATCTTAGCAGCACTTCGCCCGCAATACCATCAAGTCGCTACTACCGCAAAAGAGCTTGTAACTTTAGCGCAAATCTCAAACAATCGCTTTAGTATCAATCTCGTCTCTGCTTGGTGGGAGGAGGAAGCGCGGCAGTTTGGGATCGACTTCAAAGGGCATGATGATAGATATACATTTTTGAGCGAATACACACAGGTTTTGCGTGGATTCTGGAAAAAATCGCCATTTAGCTTTAAGGGCAAATATTTTGAGTTTAAAGACTCTTATAATGAGCCAAAGCCAAATCGCGAGCCTTTGATTTATGCGGGTGGTGAGAGTGAAGTAGGACGAGAATCTATCACGCAGTTTGCAGATTTTTATCTTATGCATGGAGGCACACCAGATGAAATCAAGGCAAAAATAGAGGATATGAAAGCAAGGCGCAAAAAAGCAGGCTTGGGCGAATTTAAAGGCTTTGGCATGGCAGCTTACATTATCGCTAGAGATAGCGAAGAGGAAGCACTAAAAGAGCTAAAGCGAATCACCACAATAAAAGATGAGCAAGCCTATGCAAATTCCTACAAAGATTTTACAGATAATTCAAATTTAGATGTAGAAATCTCAAAAGAGGAATACAGCGTGTCAAATCGTGGTTTGCGCCCAAGACTCATTGGCACACCAGAGCAGATTGTAGCAAAGATCAAAGAATACGAAAAAGCAGGGCTTGATCTTATCATCGTGCAATGTGCGAATATGAGTCAAGAGCTTGAATATATCGCTAAAAATATATTTAGGTAA
- a CDS encoding LLM class flavin-dependent oxidoreductase produces the protein MSKTKKQIRFNAFEMNCITHQSAGTWRYPGDETLRYKDIEYWQNISRIAEKGLFDAVFIADVLGVYDAYKGNADAAIRGAVQIPVNDPLQLATIGASVTQNLSFGITAGVFFEQPFPFARRLSTLDHLTKGRVGWNIVTGYLPSANENLGSKEFPHDERYDYADEYMEVIYKLLEGSWQDDAVVLDKERGIFADPAKIHPINHKGKYFSVPGIHVCEPSIQRTPVLFQAGNSPRGLKFAAKHAEAIFISPTSIEYTKDSVRQIREELIKAGRDPYSAKIYVLSTIITDETDALAEAKHKDLLKYVSEESSLVLNSGWLGEDLSKYRLDDKLTNIKSNAVIGKVKELSEGKTDDGKDWTLRDLIRVAGIGGLGRKVIGGQKKVADELEKIIEYTDADGFNLAYATAPGTISDIVEFIVPELQKRGSYQLEYSSGSLRNKLFGKGDRLGSNHIGSQYRILNNDSSSLSVSNITTPNLNLSGEQNAV, from the coding sequence ATGAGTAAAACAAAAAAACAAATCAGATTCAATGCATTTGAAATGAACTGCATTACCCACCAAAGTGCTGGCACTTGGAGGTATCCGGGCGATGAGACTTTGAGGTATAAAGATATTGAGTATTGGCAAAATATCTCTAGGATTGCAGAAAAAGGGCTTTTTGATGCTGTGTTTATTGCTGATGTGCTTGGCGTGTATGACGCCTACAAAGGCAATGCTGATGCAGCGATACGCGGTGCGGTGCAAATCCCTGTAAATGATCCTTTGCAACTTGCTACCATTGGTGCGAGCGTAACGCAAAATCTTAGCTTTGGTATCACAGCTGGAGTGTTTTTTGAGCAACCTTTCCCATTTGCAAGGCGACTATCAACCCTTGATCATCTCACAAAAGGACGCGTAGGCTGGAATATCGTAACAGGCTACTTGCCAAGTGCAAATGAGAATCTAGGAAGCAAGGAATTTCCACATGATGAACGTTACGACTATGCTGATGAATATATGGAGGTAATTTATAAGCTTTTAGAAGGCAGTTGGCAAGATGACGCGGTGGTGCTTGATAAAGAGAGAGGCATTTTTGCAGATCCTGCTAAAATCCACCCTATAAATCATAAAGGCAAGTATTTTAGCGTGCCGGGCATTCATGTTTGTGAGCCTAGCATTCAGCGCACGCCCGTGCTTTTTCAAGCAGGCAACAGCCCTCGCGGGCTAAAATTTGCCGCCAAACACGCGGAAGCGATATTTATCAGCCCAACTTCGATTGAATACACAAAAGATTCTGTCCGACAAATAAGAGAAGAGCTCATAAAAGCTGGACGCGACCCATATAGTGCAAAAATCTATGTGCTAAGCACTATCATCACTGATGAAACTGACGCGTTAGCAGAAGCGAAGCATAAAGATTTGCTGAAATATGTCAGTGAAGAAAGCTCTTTGGTGCTGAATTCTGGCTGGCTTGGTGAGGATCTAAGCAAATACAGGCTTGATGATAAACTTACAAATATCAAATCAAACGCAGTCATTGGCAAAGTCAAAGAGCTAAGCGAGGGCAAAACCGATGATGGCAAAGATTGGACTTTGCGAGATTTGATACGCGTTGCAGGTATTGGCGGGCTTGGGCGAAAGGTAATTGGCGGTCAAAAAAAAGTCGCTGATGAGCTTGAAAAAATTATCGAATACACTGATGCCGATGGTTTTAACCTCGCCTACGCCACAGCTCCGGGAACAATCAGCGATATAGTGGAATTCATCGTGCCAGAGCTTCAAAAACGAGGCTCTTACCAGCTTGAGTATTCAAGTGGAAGTCTAAGAAATAAGCTCTTTGGCAAGGGCGATAGATTAGGATCTAATCACATAGGAAGCCAATACAGAATCCTTAATAACGATTCTTCAAGCCTTAGTGTCTCAAATATCACTACTCCAAATCTCAACCTTTCAGGAGAGCAAAATGCTGTATAA
- a CDS encoding MetQ/NlpA family ABC transporter substrate-binding protein yields the protein MKTNYKNKIVSLLLGLGSLMSVAYAGNIKVGATPVPAAEILEFAKPLLAKQGVNMTVQSFTDYITPDIALNDKTLDATMHQHKPFLDKINKDRKLNLISIAPIYVVPLGFYSKKYSSLESIPNGATIAIPNDPTNYSRALILLHDNGVITLKDPNNLDSKESDIIKNPKNFVFKTVDAATLPRVLEGVDAAVINANYALQAKMSVKKSFFHENEKSVYTNVLAARPDNHNSQDIQKLKEVLLSKEVADFILKKYNGEILPVGASGAK from the coding sequence ATGAAAACAAACTACAAAAACAAAATTGTAAGCCTACTTTTAGGACTAGGAAGCCTTATGAGTGTCGCGTATGCTGGAAATATCAAAGTCGGAGCCACTCCTGTGCCTGCTGCTGAGATTTTAGAATTTGCAAAACCACTTCTTGCAAAGCAAGGTGTCAATATGACTGTGCAAAGCTTCACAGACTACATCACGCCAGACATCGCACTCAACGACAAAACACTTGATGCGACTATGCACCAACACAAGCCGTTTCTTGACAAAATCAACAAAGACAGAAAGCTAAATCTTATCTCTATCGCGCCAATTTATGTCGTGCCTCTTGGATTCTACTCCAAAAAATACAGCTCACTAGAATCTATCCCAAATGGCGCAACTATCGCTATACCAAACGATCCTACAAATTATTCAAGAGCGTTGATTTTGCTTCATGATAATGGTGTAATCACACTCAAAGATCCAAATAATTTAGATTCTAAAGAATCTGACATTATCAAAAACCCCAAAAATTTCGTGTTTAAAACAGTCGATGCAGCGACACTTCCACGGGTTTTAGAAGGCGTTGATGCAGCTGTGATTAATGCAAATTATGCCTTGCAAGCAAAAATGAGCGTGAAGAAATCATTTTTCCACGAAAATGAAAAATCTGTCTATACCAATGTCCTTGCAGCGCGACCTGATAACCACAATAGCCAAGATATACAAAAACTCAAAGAGGTTTTATTAAGCAAAGAAGTCGCGGATTTTATCCTCAAAAAATATAATGGTGAGATTCTGCCTGTGGGTGCAAGTGGCGCAAAATAA
- a CDS encoding MetQ/NlpA family ABC transporter substrate-binding protein, with amino-acid sequence MKKILSLILFLFGFFANAQELKIGATPIPHAQILKSIIPTLQKEGIELKIVEFTDYVTPNLALANKDIDANFMQHKPFLDKINKDRKLNLISIAQIHIEPIGGYSTKIKSINALPNGATIAIPSDATNGGRALILLHNNGLITLKNPNNLNATEFDIIQNPKNLKIKPIEAALLTKTLQDVDLAIINGNYAMQIRLKTKDALILEDSRSPYVNILAVRLGDENKAEIIKLKNALQSQEVKQFIQDTYKGEVIPGF; translated from the coding sequence ATGAAAAAGATATTATCTCTTATATTGTTTTTGTTTGGCTTTTTTGCCAACGCTCAAGAGCTCAAAATCGGTGCGACACCTATCCCGCACGCACAGATTCTCAAAAGCATTATCCCAACCCTTCAAAAAGAAGGAATAGAGCTTAAAATTGTCGAATTTACAGATTATGTAACGCCAAACCTCGCATTAGCCAATAAAGATATTGACGCAAATTTTATGCAGCACAAGCCGTTTCTTGACAAAATCAACAAAGACAGAAAGCTAAATCTTATCTCTATCGCTCAAATCCATATCGAGCCAATAGGTGGGTATTCTACAAAAATAAAATCTATCAATGCGCTTCCAAATGGCGCAACAATCGCTATCCCCTCTGATGCGACAAATGGTGGAAGAGCGCTTATTTTGCTTCATAATAATGGCTTAATCACGCTCAAAAACCCAAATAATCTCAATGCCACAGAATTTGACATTATCCAAAACCCCAAGAATCTTAAAATCAAACCCATTGAAGCGGCACTTTTGACAAAGACTCTTCAAGATGTAGATCTTGCTATCATCAATGGCAATTATGCTATGCAAATAAGGCTTAAGACAAAAGATGCGCTTATTTTGGAGGATTCTCGCTCGCCTTATGTGAATATTTTGGCGGTGCGCTTAGGAGATGAAAACAAAGCAGAGATTATCAAGCTCAAAAACGCGCTCCAAAGCCAAGAAGTCAAACAATTTATCCAAGACACCTACAAAGGCGAAGTTATCCCTGGATTTTGA
- a CDS encoding methionine ABC transporter permease: protein MLAHDIAQNLTQSLYRNYSIISQATYDTIYMVAIAIIFAVFFGLPLGIALSITKKGKIISAPWFNVVLGWSVNIVRSFPFIILIILLLPLSRLIVGTMIGPTAAIVPLGIAAIPFIARLFEGAFEEVDKGLIEATTSMGATKFEIIKMMIAESMPGITNAIIITIIGLIGYSAMAGAVGAGGLGDVAIRLGFQSYESDILLSSVIVIIVLVQWVQSIGDRLVANLRKNR from the coding sequence ATGCTAGCTCATGATATAGCCCAAAACCTCACACAATCGCTATATAGAAATTACTCTATCATCTCTCAAGCCACTTATGATACGATTTATATGGTAGCGATTGCTATTATTTTTGCGGTGTTTTTCGGGCTACCGCTAGGGATTGCCCTTAGTATCACCAAAAAAGGCAAAATCATCTCTGCGCCTTGGTTTAATGTCGTGCTTGGGTGGAGTGTCAATATCGTGCGCTCTTTTCCATTTATCATTCTTATCATTTTGCTTTTGCCACTCTCGCGTCTTATTGTCGGGACGATGATAGGACCTACTGCTGCGATTGTTCCGCTTGGAATTGCTGCGATTCCATTTATCGCTAGATTATTTGAAGGCGCGTTTGAAGAAGTCGATAAAGGGCTAATTGAAGCGACAACAAGCATGGGTGCGACAAAATTTGAAATCATCAAAATGATGATTGCTGAGAGTATGCCCGGCATTACAAATGCGATTATAATCACTATCATTGGGCTTATTGGGTATTCTGCGATGGCTGGAGCAGTGGGTGCTGGCGGACTTGGAGATGTGGCGATACGATTAGGATTCCAAAGCTATGAGAGCGATATATTATTAAGCTCTGTGATTGTTATCATTGTGCTTGTGCAATGGGTGCAAAGTATCGGTGATCGCCTTGTGGCAAATCTACGCAAAAACCGATAA
- the rpsB gene encoding 30S ribosomal protein S2, whose protein sequence is MVTMKDLLECGVHFGHQTRRWNPKMKPFIFGVRKNIHIIDLQKTLRYFRYTYNIVRDAAAEGKTIMFVGTKKQASETLKEYAEKIGVPYVNYRWLGGMLTNFSTIKRSVRKLEVIEEMESSGQIDLLTKKEKLMLLRKKEKLTQYLGGVRHLKKAPDMLFVIDVVKEKIAVAEARRLGIPVVAPLDTNCDPDNVDYPIPGNDDAIRSIQLFCKEISEAIIEGRESNGGSGEAEESEVSNDEAVSATKEEQQAVLEEAMAEEEGE, encoded by the coding sequence ATGGTTACTATGAAAGACTTACTTGAATGCGGAGTGCATTTTGGTCATCAGACGCGTCGCTGGAATCCAAAGATGAAGCCATTTATCTTTGGTGTGCGTAAAAATATCCACATTATCGACTTGCAAAAGACTTTGCGATATTTCAGATATACATATAATATCGTCAGAGACGCAGCAGCAGAGGGTAAAACGATTATGTTTGTAGGGACAAAAAAACAAGCAAGCGAAACCCTCAAAGAATACGCAGAAAAAATTGGTGTGCCGTATGTGAATTACCGCTGGCTTGGTGGAATGCTAACAAACTTTAGCACGATTAAACGTTCTGTCCGCAAGCTTGAAGTCATCGAAGAAATGGAATCAAGCGGACAAATCGATCTTCTCACCAAAAAAGAAAAACTTATGCTTTTACGCAAAAAAGAAAAACTTACACAATATTTAGGCGGTGTGCGTCATCTCAAAAAAGCTCCTGATATGCTTTTTGTCATTGATGTCGTCAAAGAAAAAATCGCTGTGGCTGAAGCAAGAAGACTTGGGATTCCAGTTGTTGCTCCTCTTGATACAAATTGTGATCCTGATAATGTGGATTATCCGATTCCGGGAAATGATGATGCGATCCGATCGATTCAGCTATTTTGCAAAGAAATCTCTGAAGCAATCATAGAAGGTCGAGAAAGCAATGGTGGAAGCGGAGAAGCAGAAGAATCTGAAGTGTCCAATGATGAGGCAGTGAGCGCGACTAAAGAAGAGCAACAAGCTGTGCTTGAAGAAGCTATGGCTGAAGAAGAAGGAGAATAA
- a CDS encoding MFS transporter, translated as MNQNLAHTKRISSVIAASSGNLVEWFDFYIYGFAAVYFAHNFSNASSPLVQQIAVFGVFAAGFLCLPIGSIIFGSFADKLGRKNAMVVSIVFMAFGSFSIAFLPDKNTIGDLAIVLLLVARLIQGLAVGGEYGIAAAYLSEIAPKGKKGLYSSFQYFTLIGGQLLAVASISFLFLFIDDEAMKSWGWRVLFFVGGTLALVSLLVRTFMHDNSSEELKKHEDRGSFKELLKSYKSVLLVLGITAGCSPAYYIITVYAKVFMINNGIDAHTANNIMLGALSVLFVLVPFMGALSDKIGLKSSLLIFCVFALVGIYPLFVFMRGLNDSLELFGVIALMCFFLSFYSAVAGIFKTTLFPPHVRALGTGFSYTIGAACFGGSANYVALQFKANGIEDGFFVYFVALMLIATICVILIPKKRELD; from the coding sequence ATGAATCAGAATCTCGCTCACACAAAGCGTATAAGCTCTGTGATTGCAGCAAGTAGCGGGAATTTAGTAGAATGGTTTGATTTTTATATTTATGGTTTTGCAGCGGTGTATTTCGCGCATAATTTCTCAAACGCAAGCTCGCCTTTAGTGCAGCAAATCGCCGTTTTTGGCGTGTTTGCGGCTGGGTTTTTGTGTTTGCCAATAGGCAGCATTATCTTTGGCTCATTTGCAGATAAATTAGGGCGCAAAAATGCCATGGTCGTAAGCATTGTTTTTATGGCGTTTGGTTCATTTTCTATCGCTTTTTTGCCTGACAAAAATACCATTGGCGACTTAGCTATTGTGCTTTTGCTTGTGGCTCGCCTTATACAAGGGCTAGCTGTCGGCGGAGAATACGGAATCGCAGCGGCTTATCTTAGCGAAATCGCACCAAAAGGTAAAAAAGGGCTTTATTCATCGTTTCAATATTTCACGCTCATAGGCGGTCAGCTCTTAGCAGTGGCAAGTATTAGCTTTTTGTTTTTATTTATCGATGATGAGGCGATGAAATCTTGGGGCTGGAGAGTGCTATTTTTTGTCGGTGGGACTTTGGCACTTGTAAGCTTGCTTGTGCGAACTTTTATGCATGATAATTCAAGCGAGGAGCTAAAAAAACACGAAGATAGAGGAAGCTTTAAAGAACTTTTGAAATCTTATAAAAGTGTCTTGCTTGTGCTAGGGATCACTGCTGGGTGCTCGCCGGCATATTACATCATCACGGTATATGCAAAAGTGTTTATGATAAATAATGGCATAGACGCACACACTGCAAATAACATTATGCTAGGGGCTTTGAGTGTTCTTTTTGTGCTTGTGCCTTTTATGGGAGCACTAAGTGATAAAATAGGACTAAAAAGCTCTTTGCTTATCTTTTGTGTATTTGCTTTAGTGGGAATCTATCCGCTTTTTGTGTTTATGAGAGGCTTAAATGATAGCTTAGAACTTTTTGGCGTGATTGCTTTAATGTGCTTTTTCTTAAGCTTTTATAGCGCGGTGGCTGGGATTTTCAAAACCACGCTTTTTCCACCTCATGTGCGCGCGCTTGGCACAGGCTTTAGCTATACCATAGGCGCAGCTTGCTTTGGTGGCTCGGCAAATTATGTCGCGTTACAATTCAAAGCAAATGGAATCGAAGATGGCTTTTTTGTGTATTTTGTCGCACTTATGCTGATAGCGACAATTTGTGTGATATTAATACCCAAAAAAAGAGAGTTAGATTAG